The sequence below is a genomic window from Thermococcus sp..
GAGACTCATCGCAAAGGCCGTCGTTGCCATGCCCGAAGTCCAGCACGCCCTTAAACACGGCTTCGTGTACATAGCCACCGGTACAACAGCGGCCTATGTGGCCGAGGAGATACTCGGGGAGAGGATAGAGAAGGAGAAGTGGACGGTTGGCGTTATAAGCAAGGGCAGAACCTGTGTTACACCGAAAAAAACCTGGCCAAAGCACCTCGTCCTCTACAAGGGTGAGCCCTTCGACGACCCGCTTGAGGCCCTGAAGCAGATGGGACCGAAGGACGTGTTCATCAAGGGGGCAAATGCCATAGACATCAACTGGAACGTGGCAGTTTTCGCAGCAGCTCCAGATGGCGGAACCATAGGGAAGACCTTCGGATGGACAATAACCAAGGGAGTCTTCACAATAACGCCGGTAAGCCTTGAAAAGTTCGTGCCGACACCGGTCGAGGAGAGCGCCAAGCTCACCGGCATCTACTCCTTCGACTGGGGAACCGGGCTTTACTCCGCACTCGTACCGATACCCCACTCCCATCCCGTTACGGAGGTTGAAGCTTACGGGATTCTGGCAGGTGTTGAGGCCATACCGATAGCGGCCGGCGGAGCGGGCGGAGCTGAGGGGAGCGTTACCCTCGTCCTTGAAGGGGACGATGAAACTATGGAGAGGGTGAAGGAGATAACCAAAGCGGTCAAGGGTGAGCCCTATCTGGAGCCCTACACAGAGGACTGCTCGGTCTGTCCGTTCGCCAGGATATGCGGCCTTGGAAGCCTTTGATGAATCCTCTTTCAAGAATCCCTTTTTAAATCTCCCGTTTCTCTTTTCTAATGGGGATGAGGGGATGGACGAGCTTGAGAGGATAAGGGGGAAGAAGATGCGTTCATGGGGATTCCGAACTTCGCCGAGTTCGAGAGAGGGTGGATGAAAAGCCGGGTCTCCAACCCGGCATATCATGAGGAAAAACCAGAAGGACTCAAGGACCGACGTGCATCATCTGACTGTACATCTCCCAGTCAAGGAGCAGTTCGTACTCAGCCCTGAGGGTATAGTAGTGGCCTTTCTCCATATCACTGAGGTAGCGCATAAGTCTTTTCCTGTCCTCTTCCCCCACCATTCCCTCTATCTCCTCATAGAATTCGGCTGCTATCTCTTCGGCCCGCATGGCCCAGCGGATGAGCTCTATTACATCCTGTACTCCTTGGAGCTCCCTAGCGACGGGTTTGAGCTCAGGCCCCACATGCTCCGAGGGGAAGACAATTTCTTTATCCGGGAACATCGTGGAGTACATCCTCCTGAGGAGGACCTCGTGCTTTTCCTCTTCTCCAGCCAGCCACTCTATTTTCTCCTTCAGCGCGGGGATATCAACCCTACTGGCGAGGCTTTCATAGAATTTTCTAGCGCCAATCTCAGCTTTTACTGCCATACCAAGGAGTTCCTCAAGGGAAAATTCCTTAACTTTCTTGAGGGGAATCCCCTCGTCCAGTTCCGGTGGAACCATCTTCATCACCCCATTCCTCGAGCAAAAGTCCGAGTTCGTTATACACTTCAATCCTCTTAAACCCTTCCTCCCGCAGGATGTCAACGATGTCGATGAGGATCCTTCTCTGGACGTTTATCGCGAGCATCCGACAGGCGTGGCATTCGGG
It includes:
- a CDS encoding ferritin family protein — its product is MVPPELDEGIPLKKVKEFSLEELLGMAVKAEIGARKFYESLASRVDIPALKEKIEWLAGEEEKHEVLLRRMYSTMFPDKEIVFPSEHVGPELKPVARELQGVQDVIELIRWAMRAEEIAAEFYEEIEGMVGEEDRKRLMRYLSDMEKGHYYTLRAEYELLLDWEMYSQMMHVGP